One genomic segment of Candidatus Marsarchaeota archaeon includes these proteins:
- a CDS encoding GTP cyclohydrolase II — protein MLKLIGETPLPTDLGGWTYMVFRDSADGRQHTMMVYRKPSDIKAHPNGVLVRVHSSCATSELFHANNCECREELDEAMRRIRREGRGVLVYLDQEGAGNGIEAKIKAYAKAFRWDGGNVVPAKDQKTGADLSIYSAYEKLGYKKEQRSYAAPAAMLKYIGVKSVRLLTNNPSKIEGLEKAGIPTKAVNIHISPKNKIVAEHLAAKAQQLGHNINGRHLKVK, from the coding sequence ATGCTGAAACTTATCGGAGAGACGCCGCTGCCCACAGACCTGGGCGGCTGGACATACATGGTGTTCCGCGACAGCGCCGATGGCAGGCAGCACACCATGATGGTATACAGGAAACCGAGCGACATAAAGGCGCATCCCAATGGCGTGCTAGTCAGAGTGCATTCCTCGTGCGCGACCAGCGAGCTCTTCCATGCGAACAACTGCGAATGCAGGGAGGAGCTCGACGAGGCCATGCGCAGGATAAGGAGGGAAGGCAGGGGCGTGCTCGTGTATCTCGACCAGGAAGGCGCCGGAAACGGCATAGAGGCCAAGATCAAGGCCTACGCCAAGGCGTTTAGGTGGGATGGCGGCAATGTCGTGCCTGCCAAGGACCAGAAGACCGGCGCAGACCTGAGCATCTATTCGGCTTACGAGAAGCTCGGCTACAAGAAGGAGCAGAGGTCCTACGCTGCCCCTGCTGCTATGCTGAAATACATAGGCGTGAAATCTGTAAGGCTGCTCACCAACAATCCAAGCAAGATCGAAGGGCTGGAAAAGGCAGGCATACCTACAAAGGCGGTCAACATACACATATCGCCAAAGAACAAGATCGTTGCCGAACACCTTGCCGCCAAGGCCCAGCAGCTCGGGCACAACATAAACGGCAGGCATCTGAAGGTGAAGTGA
- a CDS encoding deoxyribonuclease IV: protein MIRFGFHLSIAGGVSNSAMEACSKHYGAFQLFTASSRSWEQKPIGKGDAETFRDYVAECGTEPYAHIPYLCNPASSNLPVLRKSRSMLVKNLENCAMLVVKSLVIHLGSHLGKGTDYGIAMAVESIGSALDSVGGVGILLENTSGYTNSIGSKFGEIAEIIDGVGSRRLGLCLDTCHAFAAGYELRTPEGISSMVKEIESGIGLDRLGLVHLNDAKFEKGSRLDRHWHIGKGFIGEKGFEALFSNEAFRHGSFVMETPINAQGGEASNTKALLKILAKVHLTANQMAAKIA, encoded by the coding sequence ATGATAAGGTTTGGGTTCCATCTTTCCATAGCTGGCGGCGTGTCCAACTCCGCGATGGAGGCATGCTCAAAGCATTACGGTGCCTTCCAGCTCTTCACCGCCAGCTCCAGGTCGTGGGAGCAGAAGCCAATAGGCAAGGGCGATGCCGAGACCTTCAGGGACTACGTCGCAGAATGCGGCACCGAGCCCTATGCGCATATACCCTACCTGTGCAATCCGGCCTCGTCCAACCTGCCTGTGCTCAGGAAAAGCAGGTCCATGCTCGTAAAGAACTTGGAGAACTGCGCCATGCTCGTAGTGAAGAGCCTGGTAATACACCTCGGCTCGCACCTCGGGAAAGGCACAGATTACGGCATAGCCATGGCTGTTGAATCCATAGGCAGCGCTCTCGACTCGGTGGGCGGCGTCGGCATACTGCTGGAGAACACGTCTGGCTACACCAACAGCATTGGCTCGAAGTTCGGCGAGATCGCCGAAATAATAGACGGCGTGGGCTCGCGGCGCCTAGGCCTCTGCCTGGATACGTGCCATGCATTCGCAGCCGGCTACGAGCTGCGCACGCCTGAAGGCATAAGCTCAATGGTAAAAGAGATTGAAAGCGGGATAGGCCTCGACAGGCTGGGCCTTGTGCACCTGAACGACGCTAAGTTCGAGAAGGGCAGCAGGCTAGACAGGCACTGGCACATAGGCAAGGGATTCATAGGAGAGAAGGGCTTCGAGGCGCTTTTCTCCAATGAAGCATTCAGGCACGGGAGCTTCGTGATGGAAACACCTATAAACGCGCAAGGCGGCGAGGCAAGCAATACAAAGGCGCTTCTCAAGATCCTTGCCAAGGTGCATCTGACTGCTAATCAGATGGCAGCAAAGATCGCGTAG